Proteins from a single region of Desulfobacterales bacterium:
- a CDS encoding 4Fe-4S dicluster domain-containing protein, with the protein MNDKNKIIKQTFQKVFDDLEVVLGWKQGFDSLHMTPAFIRKASDLDQLVFNPQCVQNLSGYLFSTLKAADPEKQGKIGICVKGCDSRSLTALIQEGLVERDRVYIVGIPCKGVVDVKKLRNLKPSLTEISGITIEADEVVIEADGKTERFPIADVLAHKCLQCRYPNPLIYDALIGEPVTARVAQDAARPAVEQLDALSLEARRNFWLTEMDRCIRCYACRNACPMCVCQDSCIAETRSPKWLSQRSDISEKFLFHMIRTVHLAGRCTECGECMRVCPVDIPVTLLMEKMNCIVKELFDYEAGIDPESKPPLQTYDSSKTGI; encoded by the coding sequence AACCTTTCAAAAGGTATTTGATGATCTGGAAGTGGTTCTCGGCTGGAAGCAGGGATTTGACAGCCTGCATATGACCCCGGCCTTTATCCGCAAGGCATCGGACCTGGATCAGCTGGTGTTCAATCCGCAGTGCGTACAGAACCTGAGCGGATACCTGTTCAGCACCCTGAAAGCTGCTGACCCTGAAAAACAGGGAAAAATCGGCATCTGCGTCAAGGGCTGCGACAGCCGGTCGCTGACCGCCCTCATCCAGGAAGGTCTGGTTGAGCGGGACCGGGTATACATCGTCGGCATCCCGTGTAAAGGGGTCGTGGACGTTAAAAAGCTCCGGAACCTGAAACCTTCTTTAACCGAAATCTCCGGGATTACCATCGAGGCTGATGAGGTGGTGATTGAGGCTGACGGCAAAACAGAGCGTTTTCCGATAGCAGATGTGCTCGCGCATAAATGTCTGCAGTGCCGGTATCCCAACCCGCTGATATATGATGCGCTGATTGGAGAGCCGGTTACCGCAAGAGTGGCACAGGATGCCGCACGCCCTGCCGTAGAACAGCTCGATGCCCTTTCTCTGGAAGCACGGCGCAATTTCTGGCTGACCGAAATGGACCGGTGTATCCGCTGTTATGCCTGCCGGAACGCATGCCCCATGTGTGTCTGCCAGGACAGCTGTATCGCCGAGACCCGGTCACCCAAATGGTTGTCCCAGCGTTCGGATATTTCGGAAAAATTCCTGTTTCACATGATCCGGACCGTGCATCTGGCCGGCCGGTGCACTGAATGCGGCGAATGCATGCGCGTGTGCCCCGTGGACATTCCGGTCACCCTGCTGATGGAAAAAATGAACTGTATCGTCAAGGAGCTGTTTGATTATGAAGCCGGGATCGATCCTGAGAGCAAACCGCCCCTGCAGACCTATGATTCCAGCAAAACGGGTATTTAG